One segment of Coffea arabica cultivar ET-39 chromosome 7c, Coffea Arabica ET-39 HiFi, whole genome shotgun sequence DNA contains the following:
- the LOC113698912 gene encoding protein trichome birefringence-like 19, with product MKAYMIAVPSGRSKSPNGLILLILTSFLLVSTTLFCLYENPVIVDRSSQPASENLAGNSTRLVRQCDLFSGNWVPVSKGPYYTNATKCVIDDRQNCMKFGRPDTEFLKWRWKPNECELPSFDATQFLELVRGKSMAFVGDSLARNQMQSLVCLLASVADPVDVSYGEDTRFRRWFYAEYNFTVAAFWSTYLVRSEEADPKGYSLTSLMKLYLDEVDESWAAHVQNFRYIIISSGQWFLRPLLYYEKGKIVGCYICNKKNVTSLTRYYGYKMVFRTSFRTLLNLDGFKGITFLRTFSPQHYENGEWNKGGNCMRRRPIGKQGMGMEEYIPEFYWTQLAELTAAKREGRNRGLKFKPLDATRLMMLRPDGHPSHYGHGPRENVTIADCVHWCLPGPIDTWNEALLQMLKTQKA from the exons ATGAAGGCTTACATGATTGCAGTTCCCAGCGGGAGGAGCAAATCTCCTAACGGATTGATTTTACTGATCTTAACCTCATTTCTTCTGGTTAGTACCACCCTTTTCTGTTTGTATGAGAACCCAGTAATAGTTGATCGTAGTTCACAGCCTGCAAGTGAAAATCTTGCTGGTAACTCAACAAGGTTAGTGCGGCAGTGCGATTTATTTAGTGGGAATTGGGTTCCTGTCTCCAAAGGGCCTTACTACACAAATGCAACCAAATGCGTGATTGATGATCGACAAAATTGCATGAAGTTTGGCCGACCAGATACAGAGTTCTTGAAATGGAGGTGGAAGCCTAATGAATGCGAGCTTCCCTCGTTTGATGCCACTCAATTCTTGGAGCTTGTAAGAGGAAAGTCCATGGCCTTTGTCGGTGATTCACTGGCAAGGAACCAAATGCAGTCACTTGTCTGCCTCTTAGCCAGT GTAGCCGATCCTGTGGATGTATCATATGGAGAAGATACAAGATTCAGACGGTGGTTTTATGCAGAATACAATTTCACTGTGGCAGCTTTCTGGTCTACTTATCTGGTTAGATCAGAAGAAGCTGACCCCAAGGGTTACTCCTTGACTAGCCTTATGAAGCTCTACTTAGATGAGGTTGATGAATCTTGGGCAGCCCATGTTCAGAATTTCAGGTACATAATTATATCATCTGGACAGTGGTTCCTGCGGCCACTTTTGTATTACGAAAAGGGAAAGATTGTAGGGTGTTATATCTGCAACAAAAAGAACGTCACAAGCCTTACTAGGTATTATGGGTACAAAATGGTCTTCAGAACATCCTTTAGGACCCTTCTGAATTTGGATGGCTTCAAAGGGATAACCTTTTTGAGGACATTTTCCCCTCAGCATTATGAAAATGGAGAGTGGAATAAAGGCGGGAATTGCATGAGAAGGAGGCCAATCGGCAAGCAAGGGATGGGGATGGAAGAGTACATTCCGGAGTTTTATTGGACTCAATTGGCGGAGCTGACAGCAGCGAAAAGGGAAGGGAGGAATAGGGGCTTGAAGTTCAAGCCTCTGGACGCCACTCGACTCATGATGCTGAGGCCGGATGGTCACCCAAGCCACTACGGACATGGCCCCAGGGAAAACGTCACGATTGCTGATTGTGTCCATTGGTGCTTACCTGGGCCGATCGATACGTGGAATGAGGCCTTGCTTCAGATGTTGAAAACCCAAAAAGCCTAG